A window of the Nisaea acidiphila genome harbors these coding sequences:
- the fliG gene encoding flagellar motor switch protein FliG, whose product MGMRVREDYRGITGPEKAAILLMSLGEEQAAKIFALLDDEEIKEVSQVMAGLGTVSSNIVERLFVEFAEQVSSTGSLVGSMDSTERLLTKVLGGDRVNEIMEEIRGPAGRTMWDKLANVNEQVLANYLKNEYPQTVAVILGKISQAHAGKVLSILPENFAMEVCMRMLRMEAVNKEIEKDVERVLRTEFMSNLARTNRRDAHEMMAEIFNNLDRATESRFLSALEERNKDSAEKIRSLMFTFEDLARIDPAGVQTLLRAVDKDKLTIALKGASEELKDLFFSNMSERAAKLLREDMQSLGPIRLKEVEEAQTAMVTSAKDLADRGELVIGGSSGDDQLVY is encoded by the coding sequence ATGGGTATGCGTGTCCGTGAAGACTACAGGGGCATTACCGGTCCGGAAAAAGCCGCAATCCTGCTGATGTCGCTCGGCGAGGAGCAGGCGGCAAAAATCTTCGCATTGTTGGACGACGAGGAGATCAAGGAAGTCTCGCAGGTGATGGCCGGGCTCGGCACGGTCAGCTCGAACATCGTCGAGCGGCTCTTTGTCGAGTTCGCGGAGCAGGTCTCCTCCACCGGCTCGCTCGTCGGCTCGATGGATTCGACCGAGCGCCTGCTGACCAAGGTGCTCGGCGGCGACCGCGTCAACGAGATCATGGAGGAAATCCGCGGTCCGGCCGGCCGTACGATGTGGGACAAGCTCGCCAATGTGAACGAGCAGGTCCTCGCCAATTATCTGAAGAACGAATATCCGCAGACCGTGGCCGTGATCCTCGGCAAGATCAGCCAGGCCCATGCCGGCAAAGTGCTCTCCATCCTGCCGGAAAATTTCGCCATGGAAGTCTGCATGCGCATGCTGCGCATGGAGGCGGTGAACAAGGAGATCGAGAAGGATGTGGAGCGGGTGCTGCGCACCGAGTTCATGTCGAACCTCGCCCGCACCAACCGGCGCGATGCGCACGAGATGATGGCGGAGATCTTCAACAACCTGGACCGCGCGACGGAGAGCCGGTTCCTCTCGGCGCTGGAAGAGCGCAACAAGGACAGCGCGGAGAAGATCCGCAGCCTGATGTTCACCTTCGAGGATCTGGCGCGGATCGACCCGGCGGGCGTGCAGACGCTGCTGCGCGCGGTGGACAAGGACAAGCTCACCATCGCGCTGAAGGGCGCGTCCGAGGAGCTGAAGGACCTGTTCTTCTCGAACATGTCGGAGCGCGCGGCGAAGCTGCTGCGCGAGGACATGCAGTCGCTCGGCCCGATCCGTCTGAAGGAGGTCGAGGAGGCGCAGACCGCCATGGTCACCTCGGCGAAGGATCTCGCCGACCGCGGCGAACTTGTCATCGGCGGTTCTTCGGGCGACGATCAGCTCGTTTACTGA
- a CDS encoding universal stress protein, whose translation MKQVLLPFGSDNADVTPIAAAAQFAGRFDGQVTALFYPRLPDPVIVDPMSGGVVSYEGIDEEVAAQREQAEGQFLALKDGLEANLASRVAVDMQRLTNWRQIGEESRIFDITVVARANKSPHWQTLFEMALFEGGRPVMLVPEGWSKPFGDTVVIAWNRSTETARLIGQSLRALKAAKSVHIVELEGWYTAGPDGKALQNYLAGNDIEAKCHKSDAPSGPGAKMVEISRDLGADMMLKGAYTQSRLTQLIFGGATRQVLEQSDIPVIFAH comes from the coding sequence ATGAAACAAGTCCTTCTCCCGTTCGGGTCTGACAATGCCGATGTGACGCCGATCGCGGCGGCGGCTCAGTTCGCGGGCCGGTTCGATGGACAGGTGACCGCTCTGTTTTATCCTCGCCTGCCGGATCCGGTGATCGTCGATCCGATGAGCGGCGGCGTCGTCTCTTATGAAGGGATCGACGAAGAGGTGGCAGCCCAGCGGGAGCAGGCCGAAGGCCAATTTCTGGCTCTTAAGGACGGTCTTGAAGCCAATCTTGCCTCGCGCGTCGCGGTAGACATGCAGCGGCTCACGAACTGGCGCCAGATCGGCGAGGAATCCCGGATCTTCGACATTACGGTCGTTGCGCGGGCGAACAAGAGCCCGCACTGGCAGACCCTTTTCGAGATGGCTCTTTTCGAGGGCGGCCGGCCGGTGATGCTGGTCCCCGAGGGCTGGAGCAAGCCTTTCGGCGATACCGTCGTCATCGCCTGGAACCGCAGCACCGAGACCGCCCGGCTGATCGGCCAGAGCCTGCGTGCGCTCAAGGCGGCGAAGTCGGTTCACATCGTCGAGCTGGAGGGCTGGTATACCGCCGGCCCTGACGGCAAGGCGCTGCAGAATTATCTCGCCGGTAACGACATCGAGGCGAAATGCCATAAGAGCGATGCGCCGAGCGGGCCCGGGGCCAAGATGGTGGAGATTTCCCGAGACCTTGGCGCCGACATGATGCTGAAGGGGGCTTACACTCAGAGCCGTCTGACGCAGCTGATCTTCGGCGGTGCCACGCGACAGGTCCTCGAGCAGTCGGACATTCCGGTTATTTTCGCTCACTGA
- a CDS encoding DUF547 domain-containing protein, which translates to MPAVRSSRRRFISGALSVAALSGCGTLGYGRERSFRPDPVRPLAHWQSHVPGAQRLVDHSLWTRFLATYRRVRSDRVPLLPYGEVASAELELLDEYLALLAGTPVGKLDRPEQYAFWLNLYNALTVRLIERAYLVLSIRDIDFGDGTPWHRPIVEVESQRLSLADIRDRILRAYWRDGRLHYGLCYGAIGSPGLLAEAFTGENVDRLLDAQALDFVNHPRGVWVEGGNVTLSSIFDWYAADFGGTRDAILAHLRLYALPGLRPLLRDDLAFDYAFDWSLNDATGSQGRR; encoded by the coding sequence ATGCCGGCTGTCCGGTCCAGCCGGCGCCGGTTTATCTCCGGCGCGCTCTCCGTTGCGGCACTCTCTGGCTGCGGCACGCTCGGCTACGGCCGGGAGCGCTCGTTCCGGCCGGACCCGGTGCGCCCGCTCGCCCACTGGCAGAGTCATGTTCCAGGCGCGCAGCGGCTGGTCGACCACTCGCTGTGGACCCGCTTTCTCGCCACCTACCGGCGGGTGCGCTCCGACAGAGTGCCGCTACTGCCTTACGGGGAGGTCGCGAGCGCCGAGCTTGAACTGCTCGACGAATATCTCGCACTGCTCGCCGGGACCCCGGTCGGCAAACTCGACCGGCCGGAGCAATACGCTTTCTGGCTGAACCTCTACAATGCGCTCACAGTCCGGCTGATCGAGCGGGCCTATCTCGTGCTCTCGATCCGGGATATCGATTTCGGCGATGGCACGCCGTGGCATCGTCCTATCGTCGAGGTCGAGAGCCAGCGCTTGAGTCTGGCGGACATCCGGGATCGGATTCTGCGAGCATATTGGCGGGACGGGAGGCTGCATTATGGCCTCTGCTACGGAGCGATCGGCTCGCCTGGCCTGCTCGCCGAAGCCTTCACCGGGGAAAATGTGGACCGTCTTCTGGACGCCCAGGCCCTGGATTTCGTGAATCATCCGAGAGGAGTCTGGGTTGAAGGCGGTAATGTGACCCTATCGAGCATCTTCGACTGGTATGCGGCGGATTTCGGCGGTACGCGCGATGCGATTCTGGCTCATCTGCGGCTTTACGCACTACCTGGACTGAGGCCTCTGCTGCGCGACGATCTGGCATTCGACTATGCGTTCGACTGGTCGCTGAACGACGCGACAGGGAGCCAGGGAAGGCGCTGA
- a CDS encoding 2-keto-4-pentenoate hydratase: MAGTCGNAEKEQAVARHLLAEHAAGTPYTTLTGTLAPADMEEAYRAQQAFVAQRREATGAGVAGYKIALTSKAMQDFVGVGHPLLGAIFDDTLHEAPAEISLGAFQRVGVEFELALRLGRDVPAAADPYGAETIMPFVDAVIPAFELVEDRNAVYENFDALSLVADNAWSAGVVLGAPVMDWRGLDLSSLPARLEENAGTESATTGAALGNPLTALAWAANELGRQDRPLLAGMIVMTGSTMKTRFPAAGERYLYEIEGAGAVRLSILP; this comes from the coding sequence ATGGCCGGGACATGCGGGAACGCGGAAAAGGAACAGGCGGTGGCCCGCCATCTGCTGGCGGAGCACGCCGCGGGGACCCCCTACACGACTCTGACCGGTACACTCGCGCCGGCCGATATGGAGGAGGCCTACCGGGCGCAGCAAGCCTTCGTCGCGCAGCGCCGGGAAGCGACCGGCGCGGGAGTCGCGGGCTACAAGATCGCACTGACCTCGAAAGCCATGCAGGATTTCGTCGGTGTGGGCCATCCGCTACTCGGCGCCATCTTCGACGACACGCTTCACGAGGCGCCGGCGGAGATCTCGCTCGGCGCTTTCCAGCGCGTCGGCGTCGAGTTCGAGCTGGCGCTCCGGCTCGGCCGGGACGTTCCGGCGGCGGCCGACCCTTACGGCGCGGAGACGATCATGCCCTTTGTCGACGCGGTGATCCCGGCCTTCGAGCTGGTCGAGGACCGCAACGCGGTCTACGAGAATTTCGATGCGCTTTCCCTCGTCGCGGACAATGCCTGGAGCGCCGGCGTCGTGCTGGGCGCACCTGTTATGGACTGGCGCGGGCTCGACCTCTCCTCCCTTCCGGCCAGGCTGGAAGAAAATGCGGGGACGGAAAGCGCGACCACCGGAGCGGCGCTCGGCAATCCGCTGACCGCGCTTGCCTGGGCGGCAAACGAACTCGGCCGGCAGGACCGGCCGCTGTTGGCGGGGATGATCGTGATGACCGGCTCCACCATGAAGACCCGGTTCCCTGCCGCGGGCGAACGCTATCTCTACGAAATCGAGGGAGCCGGCGCGGTCCGGCTGTCGATCCTGCCGTGA
- a CDS encoding GlxA family transcriptional regulator, giving the protein MKKLKVALVCLPETEASTLYGVADALAASGGLWRAMVGAGADPECAFAPFTVGTEAGQVMTSFGFPVVAQKSFDQAEAPDIVYIPSLLVSDIMEFSEKYRATSEWIREQYQRGALIAAACSGALLLAETGLLDGAEATSHWAAAPALRQRHPDIRLIEQRILCFAGDGHRLVTAGGSSSWQDLCLYLIMRFAGMETAREVSRLFLFQWHLDGQSPYSVLQRNVTHEDAVISAAQVWLGDNYDQPGALSDAIAGSGLNPRTFNRRFNAATGYAPSAYLQQLRTEEAKQLLETTAMPIVEIAESVGYTDETSFRRLFKKQVGMTPANYRRKFKFPTRQQLERQGGTRA; this is encoded by the coding sequence ATGAAAAAACTTAAGGTCGCTTTGGTCTGTCTTCCGGAGACCGAAGCGAGCACGCTATACGGAGTGGCCGACGCGCTGGCGGCGAGCGGCGGTTTGTGGCGCGCCATGGTCGGGGCGGGAGCCGATCCGGAGTGCGCATTCGCCCCGTTCACTGTCGGCACGGAAGCCGGCCAAGTCATGACGAGCTTTGGCTTTCCAGTGGTAGCGCAAAAAAGTTTCGACCAGGCCGAAGCTCCCGACATCGTCTATATCCCGTCGTTGCTAGTCTCCGACATTATGGAGTTCTCCGAAAAATATCGAGCCACCTCGGAATGGATAAGAGAGCAGTATCAGCGCGGGGCGCTTATAGCGGCCGCTTGCAGCGGCGCTCTCCTGCTCGCAGAAACCGGCCTGCTCGACGGAGCCGAGGCAACCAGCCATTGGGCCGCCGCGCCTGCGCTTCGCCAGCGTCACCCAGATATTCGACTTATAGAGCAGCGCATCCTTTGCTTCGCCGGCGACGGTCATCGGTTGGTAACCGCCGGTGGGTCCTCATCCTGGCAGGATCTCTGCCTATACTTGATTATGAGATTTGCCGGCATGGAAACCGCGCGCGAGGTCTCCCGCCTTTTTCTCTTCCAATGGCACCTCGACGGACAATCGCCCTATTCCGTACTGCAACGTAACGTAACGCACGAAGATGCGGTGATCAGTGCGGCTCAAGTCTGGCTTGGCGACAATTACGACCAGCCCGGCGCACTCTCGGACGCAATAGCAGGATCCGGACTGAACCCGCGTACATTCAACAGGCGCTTCAATGCCGCCACCGGCTACGCGCCGTCGGCATATCTTCAGCAACTCCGGACCGAAGAAGCAAAGCAGTTGCTGGAAACCACCGCCATGCCGATCGTGGAGATCGCGGAAAGCGTCGGTTACACGGACGAGACCTCGTTCCGGCGGCTGTTCAAAAAACAGGTCGGCATGACCCCGGCCAATTATCGGCGCAAATTCAAGTTCCCGACGCGCCAACAACTGGAGCGCCAAGGCGGGACGCGCGCTTAA
- a CDS encoding alpha/beta fold hydrolase — MDYRDTGTGTPVLALHGALSDSTVWDPCREALMTACRFVALTLRYHGSQSWPDPGENYDAQTHADDLIAFVELRNLPPVHLVGWSYGGAVALRAMLGRPNLFASAVLFEPSVSGLMSEEGDARLEAAFVEDLNEVLLAGEDLPDRERAMAFVRFVDGRAPEDRSGFDGAVERMIARNARTLRPLLGAIASTRMTLGEMSLISQPVTIVRGSNSLLRYRRLSERVAAELPSGRLIEIAGGRHLAPLTRAAEMALALEWHLAAFKRASRLGAPVVGASGT, encoded by the coding sequence ATGGACTATCGCGATACGGGGACCGGCACGCCGGTGCTGGCCTTGCACGGGGCGTTGAGCGACAGCACTGTGTGGGACCCGTGCCGCGAGGCTCTGATGACGGCCTGTCGTTTCGTCGCGCTTACGCTGCGCTATCACGGGTCTCAATCCTGGCCGGATCCCGGTGAGAATTATGATGCGCAAACGCATGCTGACGATCTGATCGCATTCGTCGAGCTCAGGAACCTGCCGCCGGTACATTTGGTCGGGTGGTCGTACGGTGGAGCCGTAGCGCTGCGCGCCATGCTCGGGAGACCCAATCTGTTCGCGAGCGCGGTTCTATTCGAACCATCGGTTTCCGGCCTGATGAGCGAGGAGGGCGATGCGCGTTTGGAGGCGGCGTTTGTCGAGGATCTGAACGAGGTCCTGTTGGCGGGTGAGGATCTGCCGGATAGGGAGCGTGCCATGGCGTTCGTGCGCTTTGTCGATGGCCGGGCCCCCGAGGACAGGAGTGGTTTTGACGGGGCTGTCGAGCGGATGATCGCCCGCAATGCCCGTACCTTGCGGCCGCTCCTCGGAGCAATAGCCTCGACAAGGATGACGCTCGGGGAAATGTCCCTGATATCGCAACCCGTGACGATTGTCCGGGGCAGCAATTCGTTGCTTCGGTATCGACGGTTGTCCGAGCGGGTTGCAGCGGAACTGCCGTCTGGAAGATTGATCGAGATTGCAGGGGGACGGCATCTTGCTCCACTGACCAGAGCCGCCGAGATGGCGCTGGCACTTGAATGGCATCTCGCCGCGTTTAAGCGCGCGTCCCGCCTTGGCGCTCCAGTTGTTGGCGCGTCGGGAACTTGA